A genomic region of Thermodesulfitimonas autotrophica contains the following coding sequences:
- the rsgA gene encoding ribosome small subunit-dependent GTPase A, with the protein MVAEGRVIKFYGGFCYVMVDGAVKECLPRRRLVTAGLLVGDRVKVGAAEAGRCVVEAVLPRRTVLFRPPVANVELAVLVFSIRDPQPNFGLLDRLLVVSQAAGIEALVCFNKLDLARDTPPAEVAVYRAVGYRVILTSALSGEGVTALRDALADRISVFAGPSGAGKSSLLNAIQPGLRLRTGEISHKTRRGRHTTRVVELLPLTGGGLVADTPGFTQLDLPDIPAAELAAYFPEIAAASAGCRFNDCLHVQEPACAVRRAVEEGTVALFRYRNYLSFLRELKEKERRF; encoded by the coding sequence ATGGTAGCTGAAGGGCGGGTGATCAAATTTTACGGTGGCTTTTGCTACGTAATGGTTGACGGCGCGGTTAAAGAATGCCTACCCCGGCGGCGCCTCGTGACGGCGGGTCTTTTAGTCGGTGACCGGGTCAAAGTCGGGGCGGCAGAGGCGGGAAGGTGTGTAGTAGAGGCGGTTCTGCCGCGCCGGACCGTGCTTTTCCGGCCGCCGGTAGCCAACGTTGAGCTTGCCGTGCTGGTCTTTAGCATTCGTGACCCGCAGCCCAACTTCGGGCTCCTCGACCGGCTTCTGGTGGTAAGCCAAGCGGCGGGGATTGAGGCGCTCGTCTGCTTCAACAAGCTTGATCTGGCTCGGGATACGCCGCCTGCAGAGGTGGCGGTTTACCGGGCGGTGGGGTACCGGGTGATCCTCACGAGTGCCTTAAGCGGGGAAGGGGTAACAGCGTTACGGGATGCGCTTGCGGACCGGATAAGTGTTTTTGCCGGTCCTTCGGGCGCCGGAAAGTCCAGCCTTCTCAACGCGATTCAGCCGGGTTTGCGGCTCAGGACCGGGGAAATCAGCCATAAAACGCGCCGGGGGCGCCATACGACCCGGGTTGTTGAGCTGCTGCCGTTAACCGGTGGCGGGTTGGTGGCCGACACCCCGGGCTTTACGCAGCTCGACCTCCCGGATATTCCCGCGGCGGAACTGGCCGCCTATTTCCCCGAGATTGCCGCGGCAAGTGCCGGGTGCCGCTTCAACGACTGCCTGCACGTCCAAGAACCGGCTTGCGCGGTACGCCGGGCGGTCGAAGAAGGCACGGTGGCACTGTTCCGCTACCGGAACTACCTCAGCTTCTTGCGGGAACTCAAGGAGAAAGAAAGAAGGTTTTAG
- a CDS encoding HAD family hydrolase, producing MLRFTIPGREPLEIEHVVLDFNGTFACDGRVLPGVAERLNALADRVAVHIFTADTFGTAREACAGIRAKVVVTRQPVVGPEKERYVAELGAGRTAAIGNGANDVLMLRRAALAILVLGPEGAAVEALLSADVVVKEINEGLDLLLNPKRLAATLRR from the coding sequence GTGCTGCGGTTTACCATTCCCGGAAGGGAGCCGCTTGAAATCGAGCATGTAGTTCTCGATTTTAACGGTACCTTCGCCTGCGACGGCAGGGTTCTGCCCGGTGTCGCGGAGCGCCTCAACGCTCTCGCTGACCGGGTTGCGGTCCATATTTTCACCGCGGACACCTTCGGTACGGCGCGGGAAGCCTGCGCGGGCATCCGGGCCAAGGTGGTGGTTACCAGACAACCGGTAGTCGGTCCGGAGAAAGAAAGGTACGTGGCAGAATTAGGCGCGGGCAGAACGGCCGCCATCGGTAACGGGGCCAACGACGTGCTCATGCTGCGCAGGGCGGCCCTCGCCATCCTGGTTCTGGGACCCGAGGGAGCGGCGGTGGAAGCGCTTCTATCGGCGGATGTAGTGGTAAAAGAGATAAACGAGGGACTGGACCTGCTCCTTAACCCGAAGCGATTGGCGGCTACTCTCAGACGCTAA
- the rlmN gene encoding 23S rRNA (adenine(2503)-C(2))-methyltransferase RlmN, with translation MKADIKALPFNEIEEFITGLGEPRFRARQVIDWLFVKGVTSFAAMSNLPLGLRAKLDACAFIAFPEIVARQESNDGLTRKYLFRLRDGETIETVFMRRLWGRTVCVSTQVGCRMGCRFCASGLGGLARNLTAGEIYDQVLFTQKDVKERISHVVLMGMGEPFDNLASTLCFLQNITHPSGLGIGARRITVSTCGIVPGIRALARLGREFGLAVSLHAPYNALRDQLVPVNRRYPLEELIPACRDYTAATGRRVTFEYTLVAGLNDGLEAAAELVRLLKGLLCHVNLIPFNRVSERAYSAPAPEKVKLFRDFLKKHGIAVTVRREVGGEITAACGQLRRAKSREAVGKE, from the coding sequence ATGAAAGCAGATATCAAGGCCCTTCCCTTTAACGAAATAGAAGAGTTTATCACGGGGCTGGGGGAGCCGCGTTTCCGGGCCCGGCAGGTGATCGACTGGCTTTTTGTTAAGGGGGTAACCTCCTTTGCGGCAATGTCCAATCTGCCGCTCGGCCTGCGGGCGAAACTCGACGCCTGTGCCTTTATCGCTTTTCCGGAAATTGTTGCCCGGCAGGAGAGCAACGACGGCCTCACCCGGAAGTACCTCTTCAGGCTGCGTGACGGAGAAACGATTGAAACGGTTTTCATGCGGCGGCTCTGGGGACGAACCGTCTGCGTTTCGACTCAGGTGGGGTGCCGCATGGGGTGCCGCTTTTGCGCTTCGGGACTGGGTGGCCTGGCGCGGAACCTGACGGCGGGTGAGATATACGACCAGGTCCTCTTCACCCAGAAGGACGTCAAAGAACGGATCAGTCACGTGGTGCTGATGGGTATGGGGGAACCCTTTGATAATCTCGCCAGCACGCTCTGCTTTCTCCAAAACATTACCCACCCTTCCGGGTTGGGAATCGGGGCGCGGCGGATCACTGTTTCCACTTGCGGCATTGTTCCGGGCATCCGCGCACTGGCGCGACTTGGGCGCGAGTTTGGCCTGGCCGTCTCCCTGCACGCCCCGTATAACGCTTTACGCGACCAGTTGGTGCCGGTAAACCGGCGCTACCCGCTCGAAGAGCTGATTCCCGCCTGCCGGGATTATACTGCGGCAACAGGGCGGCGGGTTACCTTTGAATACACCTTGGTTGCGGGGCTGAATGATGGTCTTGAAGCGGCGGCAGAACTGGTGCGGCTTCTCAAGGGGTTGCTCTGCCACGTGAACCTGATACCCTTCAACCGCGTGTCCGAGCGCGCTTACAGCGCGCCGGCGCCGGAGAAAGTGAAGCTTTTTAGGGATTTTTTGAAAAAACACGGGATCGCGGTTACCGTCCGCCGGGAGGTTGGCGGGGAGATCACTGCCGCCTGTGGCCAGTTGCGCCGGGCCAAATCCCGGGAGGCGGTTGGTAAGGAATAG
- a CDS encoding adenylate kinase yields the protein MNLLIMGPPGAGKGTQAAEIVKELKIPHISTGDMLREAVKQGTEMGKKAKEYMDKGQLVPDEVIIGVVKERLGQPDCKVGFLLDGFPRTLPQAEALDQTLKEMGIKLDAVINIRVPREKIVDRITGRRVCRSCGDTYHVVNKPPKESGKCDKCGGELYQRSDDTAETVNKRLDVYEAQTQPLLDYYGKQGIVLDINGDQPINKVLEDILSALKKR from the coding sequence GTGAACCTGCTGATCATGGGACCGCCGGGTGCCGGCAAAGGAACACAGGCCGCGGAGATCGTTAAAGAGTTAAAGATCCCGCACATCTCGACGGGGGACATGCTGCGCGAGGCTGTCAAGCAAGGGACCGAGATGGGGAAAAAGGCCAAGGAGTACATGGATAAAGGGCAGCTTGTTCCCGACGAAGTGATCATCGGCGTGGTAAAAGAACGACTCGGACAACCCGACTGTAAAGTAGGTTTTCTCCTCGACGGTTTTCCCCGCACACTGCCCCAGGCAGAAGCCCTCGACCAGACCCTCAAAGAAATGGGAATCAAGCTCGATGCCGTAATTAACATCCGCGTGCCGCGGGAGAAGATTGTCGACCGGATTACCGGGCGGCGGGTTTGCCGTTCCTGCGGTGATACCTACCATGTGGTGAACAAACCGCCCAAGGAAAGCGGCAAGTGCGATAAGTGCGGCGGTGAGCTTTACCAGCGGAGCGACGACACGGCGGAAACCGTGAACAAGCGCCTCGACGTTTACGAAGCCCAGACCCAGCCGCTGCTCGACTACTACGGCAAACAGGGTATCGTTCTCGACATCAATGGTGACCAGCCGATTAACAAGGTCTTAGAGGATATTCTGTCGGCTCTCAAGAAGAGGTAG
- the rpe gene encoding ribulose-phosphate 3-epimerase, with translation MKIAPSILAADFARLAEAVQKVEAAGASYLHIDVMDGHFVPNITIGPPVIAALRPHTRLVFDVHLMIAAPERYLSDFIRAGADILTVHAEACIHLHRTLGAIKMAGVRAGVALNPATPLTAVEHVLDLVDLVLVMTVNPGFGGQKFIKGMLPKIAALRALIERRGLKAEIEVDGGINTQTAALAVEAGAAVLVAGSAVFLSDDPGAAVRALAAVSST, from the coding sequence ATTAAAATCGCTCCTTCCATACTTGCGGCCGATTTTGCGCGTCTGGCCGAAGCGGTACAAAAGGTAGAGGCCGCCGGCGCCTCTTACTTGCATATCGATGTGATGGACGGTCACTTTGTGCCGAACATAACAATCGGGCCGCCCGTTATTGCGGCCCTGCGCCCCCACACCCGCCTCGTTTTCGACGTGCACCTGATGATTGCTGCTCCGGAGCGTTACCTGAGTGACTTTATTCGCGCGGGTGCCGATATCCTTACGGTGCACGCTGAGGCCTGCATCCACCTCCACCGCACCTTGGGGGCCATTAAGATGGCCGGCGTGCGGGCAGGGGTTGCGCTTAATCCAGCAACGCCGCTGACGGCGGTCGAGCACGTGCTGGATCTGGTGGACCTGGTGCTGGTTATGACCGTTAATCCGGGTTTCGGCGGGCAGAAGTTTATCAAGGGGATGTTGCCGAAAATTGCCGCGTTGCGCGCGCTGATCGAACGGCGGGGACTAAAGGCGGAAATCGAGGTTGACGGCGGGATTAATACGCAGACCGCTGCGCTGGCGGTGGAGGCGGGGGCCGCGGTCCTTGTCGCCGGTTCGGCGGTCTTTCTATCGGACGATCCGGGCGCTGCCGTTCGCGCTCTTGCCGCAGTGTCATCTACGTGA
- the rsmB gene encoding 16S rRNA (cytosine(967)-C(5))-methyltransferase RsmB, giving the protein MRRPMTSYSARELALKVLDEVDAAGAYANIALTRVVAKYQPVGRERALLTELSYGTLRRLNTIDWVLARFLRKPLSSQNRWIRNILRLAVYQILYLDRIPPAAACNEAVELAKKYAAPHFAGFVNAVLRRVVREKEKISFPDREENPVDHIALKYSHPTWVVELWLKELGVEETIRICEANNQTPATTIRTNFLRTNREELLRRLKEEAGLPALPTRYAPEGISVRGFHNLQDLPAFREGLFFVQDESSMLVARALNPAPGSFVLDVCGAPGGKATHMAELMGDRGRILVLDIYPHRLALVRENCARLGLKSVDAVLGDAQEVDRQFGLAADFILVDAPCSGLGVLRRKPDSRWRKQPEQIPALVALQRRILRSAAAALRPGGVLVYSTCTVHRAENEAQVRQFLADHPEFVLEDLRPLLPCELDVKGTMKEGFVQLLPYQGLDGFFIARLRRLLTGGKG; this is encoded by the coding sequence TTGCGCCGACCGATGACGAGCTACAGCGCACGGGAACTTGCGCTCAAGGTCCTGGATGAAGTTGATGCGGCGGGTGCTTACGCCAACATCGCTTTGACCAGGGTGGTGGCGAAATATCAGCCCGTGGGGCGCGAACGGGCGCTTCTCACCGAGTTGAGCTACGGGACCCTCAGGCGCCTCAACACTATCGACTGGGTGCTGGCCCGGTTCCTCCGGAAGCCACTCAGCAGCCAGAATAGGTGGATTCGCAACATCCTGCGCCTCGCGGTCTACCAGATCTTATACCTTGACCGGATTCCGCCGGCGGCTGCTTGCAACGAGGCGGTAGAGCTGGCGAAAAAATATGCCGCCCCGCACTTTGCCGGTTTTGTCAACGCCGTTCTGCGGCGGGTGGTGCGGGAAAAGGAAAAAATCAGCTTCCCCGACCGCGAGGAAAATCCGGTCGACCACATCGCGCTAAAGTACTCCCACCCTACGTGGGTCGTCGAATTATGGCTCAAGGAGCTGGGCGTCGAAGAAACGATCCGCATCTGCGAGGCGAACAACCAGACGCCGGCTACCACGATCCGGACGAATTTCCTCCGGACTAACAGGGAGGAGCTGCTGCGGCGGCTGAAAGAAGAAGCCGGCCTGCCGGCATTACCGACGCGCTACGCGCCTGAGGGCATTTCCGTGCGGGGTTTTCACAATCTCCAGGACCTCCCGGCTTTTCGCGAGGGGCTTTTCTTTGTGCAGGACGAGAGTTCGATGCTGGTGGCGCGGGCTCTGAACCCTGCCCCCGGGTCTTTTGTCCTGGACGTCTGCGGGGCGCCGGGGGGCAAAGCCACGCACATGGCGGAGTTGATGGGTGATCGGGGCCGGATACTTGTGCTCGACATATACCCGCACCGCCTGGCGCTGGTACGCGAGAACTGTGCGCGGCTCGGGCTCAAAAGCGTTGATGCTGTTCTGGGCGACGCTCAGGAGGTCGACCGGCAGTTCGGGTTGGCGGCGGATTTTATTCTGGTTGACGCTCCCTGCTCCGGCCTTGGGGTGCTCCGCCGGAAGCCCGATAGCCGCTGGCGCAAGCAGCCCGAACAGATTCCCGCCTTGGTTGCCCTGCAGCGGCGGATTCTGCGGAGTGCGGCGGCAGCTCTGCGCCCGGGTGGGGTCCTGGTCTACAGCACCTGCACGGTGCACCGGGCGGAAAACGAGGCGCAGGTGCGGCAATTCCTGGCGGACCATCCGGAGTTCGTGCTGGAAGACTTGCGGCCTCTTCTTCCCTGCGAACTGGATGTCAAGGGAACTATGAAGGAGGGTTTTGTGCAGCTCCTACCGTACCAGGGGTTGGACGGCTTTTTCATCGCCCGTCTCCGGCGGCTGCTCACCGGTGGGAAAGGCTGA
- a CDS encoding protein kinase domain-containing protein translates to MIGRVIGNRYRIIEELGGGGMAVVYLGQDMLLNRNVTIKVLREEYARDEDFVRRFRQEARAVASLSHPNIVSVFDVGQDGDLHYLVMEYVDGTNLKTLIKEGKLDLRCAVSIARDLCDALGHAHRRGIVHRDVKPHNVIVTPEGRAKLTDFGIARAVGSGTISATKALMGSVQYISPEQARGESADARSDIYSLGAVLYEMLTGRPPFLGENPVALAIKHIQDQPTPVRELNPGVPAALAAVVEKAMAKNPALRYQSVTAMAADLGRILEFLPAEDCPAGAAARPSRKRRLRPAGYVILGLVLLAALMAGWWGFRCFMHVPEVTVPDVQGMEVSAATQVLEKNGLRWQIQEVHDASVEKGKIIKQDLVPGSRVKKGRLLILVVSLGPEMRTVPDVRHKLLQDAEILLVNEGFNVGQKKEVYSDTVAAGLVVDQDPAPGLSRPKDSPVDLFISKGPRPVLKSVPQLVGLSLEAAKEAVVRAGFVLGEEIAHTASTDYLAGYVCAQNPPAGTNLELGRTVTVTVSDGPGPAPREASVFLQVPDDGQQHTVRITVDDARGATEAYNAVHQGGERVVQPVVYYGKATIRVYLDGQLVREQTLS, encoded by the coding sequence ATGATCGGCCGGGTAATAGGAAACCGTTACCGGATAATCGAGGAGCTCGGTGGCGGCGGGATGGCCGTTGTTTACCTCGGCCAGGACATGTTGCTGAATCGCAACGTGACCATCAAGGTCTTGCGGGAGGAATACGCGCGCGACGAGGATTTTGTGCGCCGTTTCCGCCAGGAGGCCCGGGCGGTGGCGAGCCTCAGCCATCCTAACATCGTGAGCGTTTTTGACGTGGGCCAAGACGGCGACCTGCACTACTTGGTCATGGAGTACGTGGACGGCACGAACCTGAAAACCCTCATTAAAGAAGGGAAATTAGACCTGCGGTGCGCGGTCAGCATCGCCCGGGACCTCTGCGACGCGCTGGGGCATGCCCACCGGCGGGGTATCGTTCACCGGGACGTGAAGCCCCACAACGTCATCGTGACGCCGGAGGGGCGGGCGAAACTCACTGATTTCGGCATCGCCCGCGCCGTGGGAAGCGGGACGATATCGGCGACCAAGGCGCTCATGGGCTCGGTGCAGTATATTTCCCCCGAGCAGGCGCGCGGGGAGAGCGCGGATGCGCGGTCGGACATCTATTCCCTTGGGGCGGTGCTTTACGAAATGCTGACCGGCAGGCCGCCTTTTTTAGGGGAAAATCCGGTAGCGTTGGCCATAAAGCATATTCAGGACCAACCAACTCCGGTCCGCGAGCTGAACCCTGGGGTTCCGGCCGCGCTGGCCGCCGTGGTGGAAAAGGCGATGGCGAAAAACCCGGCCCTCCGTTACCAGTCGGTGACGGCTATGGCTGCCGACCTGGGGCGGATTCTGGAGTTCCTGCCCGCAGAAGATTGTCCCGCGGGCGCCGCCGCCCGGCCTTCCCGGAAACGACGGCTCCGGCCTGCTGGTTACGTCATTTTAGGGCTTGTCTTGCTTGCGGCGCTGATGGCCGGTTGGTGGGGGTTCAGGTGTTTTATGCACGTGCCGGAGGTTACGGTGCCAGACGTCCAGGGTATGGAGGTAAGCGCCGCGACGCAAGTTTTAGAAAAAAACGGGCTGCGTTGGCAGATTCAAGAGGTGCACGACGCCAGCGTCGAAAAGGGCAAGATCATCAAGCAGGACCTCGTGCCGGGAAGCCGGGTGAAAAAAGGGCGGCTCCTCATTTTAGTAGTAAGCTTGGGTCCGGAGATGCGGACCGTGCCTGACGTGCGACACAAGCTATTGCAGGATGCCGAAATATTGCTGGTGAACGAGGGTTTTAACGTAGGCCAAAAGAAAGAGGTTTACAGTGATACGGTGGCTGCGGGCCTGGTGGTCGACCAGGACCCGGCGCCGGGTCTTTCGCGACCAAAGGACAGCCCGGTCGACCTATTTATCAGTAAGGGGCCGCGTCCGGTGCTGAAATCGGTCCCGCAGCTTGTCGGTCTTAGTCTGGAGGCAGCTAAGGAGGCGGTTGTGCGGGCGGGGTTTGTGCTGGGTGAGGAGATAGCCCATACGGCGAGTACGGACTACCTGGCAGGGTACGTTTGCGCCCAGAACCCTCCTGCCGGCACTAATCTTGAGTTAGGGCGGACCGTCACGGTGACAGTAAGTGACGGGCCGGGGCCGGCGCCGCGGGAGGCCAGCGTCTTTCTCCAGGTGCCCGACGACGGGCAGCAACATACGGTGCGGATTACGGTCGACGACGCGCGCGGGGCCACTGAGGCGTACAACGCTGTTCATCAGGGAGGTGAACGTGTCGTTCAGCCGGTCGTCTATTACGGTAAGGCTACCATCCGGGTCTATCTCGACGGGCAACTGGTGCGGGAGCAGACCCTCTCTTAG
- a CDS encoding Stp1/IreP family PP2C-type Ser/Thr phosphatase, which yields MGVEWAAVTDRGLYREKNEDAYLALPECGLFAVADGLGGHLAGEVASRVALESFAAAMGCWEGDDPVTALTRAAAAANEAVYQLAQTNPEYKDMGTTLTACILRDGELFWVHVGDSRGYLIREQEIAPFTRDHSLYTEFLREGQLAAGEAEVYPGRNVLTRALGVEPTVAADTGRLSLEAGDVVLLCTDGLTLHLDETDIIGVVSRGMVAQQAEELVRLALERGGRDNVTVILIKITA from the coding sequence GTGGGCGTGGAATGGGCTGCGGTCACCGATCGGGGTCTGTACAGAGAGAAAAACGAGGATGCCTATCTTGCCCTTCCGGAGTGCGGGCTTTTTGCCGTTGCTGATGGCCTGGGCGGTCATTTGGCGGGGGAGGTCGCGAGCCGGGTGGCACTGGAATCTTTTGCAGCGGCTATGGGATGCTGGGAAGGAGACGATCCGGTAACGGCCCTAACGCGTGCCGCCGCGGCGGCGAATGAGGCCGTTTACCAACTGGCGCAGACGAACCCGGAGTACAAAGATATGGGAACGACTTTGACCGCTTGCATCCTGAGGGATGGGGAGCTCTTCTGGGTCCATGTGGGCGACAGCCGCGGTTACCTCATTCGGGAGCAGGAGATTGCCCCGTTCACGCGCGACCACTCCCTTTATACCGAGTTCTTGCGTGAGGGGCAGCTAGCGGCGGGGGAGGCTGAGGTTTATCCTGGCCGCAACGTCTTAACGCGCGCCTTGGGCGTGGAACCGACGGTGGCGGCGGATACGGGCCGGCTTTCTCTAGAGGCAGGCGATGTCGTTCTCCTCTGCACAGACGGCCTTACGCTCCATTTGGACGAAACGGACATCATAGGGGTGGTTTCTCGCGGGATGGTGGCGCAGCAGGCGGAGGAGCTAGTACGACTCGCCCTGGAGCGCGGCGGCAGAGACAACGTTACGGTAATTCTGATCAAGATAACGGCGTAA
- a CDS encoding redox-sensing transcriptional repressor Rex has translation MKVLRIPEATVSRLSIYSRYLQRLERDGVVTVSSNEIAKGVGVSSAQVRKDLAYFGEFGTRGVGYNVKDLMHYILRILGLTRPWPVVLVGAGNLGTALCTYRGFKDRGFNIVGVFDNDLLKIGKRIQDLEVLPVERIPEVVAEHNVRIGIITVPQSETQGVADILVKAGVNALLTFGPTVVQVPEDVVVRNVDLSIKLEVLTFYLNLRETHPSAWFETNL, from the coding sequence TTGAAGGTTTTGCGGATACCGGAGGCTACGGTCAGCCGGCTCTCGATCTACTCGCGCTATCTGCAGCGACTCGAGAGAGACGGTGTGGTTACGGTCTCTTCGAACGAGATTGCTAAAGGGGTCGGGGTAAGCTCCGCGCAGGTCCGAAAGGATCTTGCTTATTTCGGCGAGTTCGGGACGCGCGGGGTTGGCTATAACGTCAAGGACCTGATGCATTACATTCTCAGGATTCTGGGTCTTACCAGACCCTGGCCGGTGGTCCTGGTGGGTGCGGGGAACTTAGGGACTGCGCTTTGCACCTACCGCGGGTTTAAGGATCGGGGCTTTAACATTGTGGGCGTTTTCGACAACGACCTCCTGAAAATAGGCAAGCGGATACAGGACCTCGAGGTCCTGCCGGTCGAGCGGATCCCGGAGGTGGTGGCCGAGCATAACGTTCGCATCGGCATCATCACGGTGCCCCAGTCGGAAACCCAGGGGGTTGCCGATATTCTGGTAAAAGCGGGCGTTAATGCGCTCCTGACTTTCGGCCCGACCGTTGTTCAGGTTCCCGAGGATGTGGTGGTCCGGAACGTCGATTTATCGATCAAGCTCGAGGTGCTTACCTTTTACCTGAACCTGCGGGAGACACACCCATCTGCCTGGTTTGAAACTAACCTGTAG
- a CDS encoding TIGR00725 family protein, with amino-acid sequence MEKRSWYVAVVGSASCPPEIEALAYRVGHEIARRQGILICGGRGGVMAAAARGAREGGGVTVGILPGPDRSEANPHLQVALPTGLGDARNAIIACAADVVIAVGGGYGTLSEVALALKKSKPVVALAFAFPGVPGVVAAESPVAAVELALKLVARP; translated from the coding sequence ATGGAAAAACGGTCCTGGTACGTGGCGGTGGTTGGATCGGCAAGCTGCCCTCCGGAGATTGAGGCGCTGGCCTACCGCGTCGGTCACGAGATTGCGCGGCGGCAGGGCATCCTTATCTGCGGCGGCCGGGGCGGGGTGATGGCTGCGGCGGCGCGCGGGGCGCGCGAGGGGGGAGGGGTAACGGTCGGCATCCTTCCCGGTCCGGACCGGTCGGAGGCAAACCCTCACTTGCAGGTTGCCCTGCCTACTGGCCTGGGCGATGCGCGGAACGCCATTATCGCCTGCGCCGCCGACGTAGTGATCGCTGTGGGCGGCGGTTACGGGACACTCTCCGAGGTGGCTTTAGCGCTCAAAAAAAGCAAGCCGGTGGTCGCGCTCGCTTTTGCTTTTCCGGGCGTACCCGGTGTAGTGGCGGCCGAAAGTCCGGTTGCGGCGGTAGAGCTGGCTTTAAAGCTGGTGGCGCGGCCCTGA